A DNA window from Paenibacillus sp. HWE-109 contains the following coding sequences:
- a CDS encoding helix-turn-helix domain-containing protein encodes MAMIINIDVMLAKRKMSVTELSERVGITMANLSILKNGKAKAVRFSTLEAICKALDCQPGDILEYRSDGDAQ; translated from the coding sequence ATGGCAATGATTATTAATATTGATGTGATGTTAGCAAAGCGAAAAATGAGCGTAACGGAACTTTCGGAGAGGGTAGGAATTACCATGGCCAATCTTTCCATTCTGAAAAATGGGAAAGCAAAAGCGGTGCGTTTTTCAACATTAGAAGCGATATGTAAGGCTTTGGATTGTCAGCCAGGTGATATTTTGGAGTACAGAAGCGACGGAGACGCTCAATAA
- a CDS encoding S26 family signal peptidase produces MNRIWIACLLLVMLAACSEKMITDKITKKSIAEVSQGSNTIVNPLSDAMDQGNHEYTKNVVVDVSYYKTQSVVRGDIVYYGDNNVARVIAFPNEKMKITSGQIYINEGKLDTFYGSAHIRGYDYLKFKDTNGDEPAKQNLINEIFKKNQNEITLKNDEVFVIGDDWSRSNPATTFRKLSTKEILGKVMGICTKCRQ; encoded by the coding sequence ATGAACCGTATTTGGATAGCTTGCCTTCTTCTTGTAATGCTTGCCGCATGCTCAGAAAAAATGATTACTGACAAGATTACCAAAAAATCCATTGCTGAGGTATCACAAGGGAGCAATACAATTGTTAATCCTTTGAGCGATGCTATGGATCAGGGTAATCACGAATATACAAAAAATGTCGTTGTAGATGTCTCGTACTATAAAACCCAATCTGTGGTAAGAGGAGACATTGTTTACTATGGGGACAATAACGTAGCCAGAGTAATTGCCTTTCCAAATGAAAAAATGAAAATAACAAGCGGTCAAATTTACATTAATGAGGGGAAATTAGATACATTCTACGGGTCAGCGCATATTAGGGGGTATGACTATCTAAAGTTTAAGGATACCAATGGTGATGAACCTGCTAAGCAAAATCTCATAAATGAGATCTTTAAGAAAAATCAAAATGAAATAACCCTCAAAAATGACGAAGTATTTGTAATTGGAGACGATTGGTCAAGAAGTAATCCAGCAACTACTTTTCGTAAATTATCAACAAAAGAGATTTTGGGTAAAGTGATGGGTATATGCACAAAGTGCAGGCAGTGA
- a CDS encoding methyltransferase encodes MIKLVVRAALLLLITVQILTACSKDSSSITKSIKYENEKNNFSLTLPSKWLDNYEVVELKHENVMAFRFITKVGKGELFRIEVWPKDQWETEGIELTKIIHISKIGELGNIVYAFDTPTDVQYDPNNQEDKEQYTLLDKDIEQIKVSFEVKK; translated from the coding sequence ATGATAAAATTAGTAGTTCGTGCAGCATTGTTACTTTTAATCACAGTCCAGATTCTAACCGCTTGTTCAAAAGATTCGTCTTCAATCACTAAAAGTATTAAATATGAGAACGAGAAGAATAATTTCAGCCTTACGTTACCATCTAAATGGCTCGACAATTATGAAGTTGTTGAACTCAAGCATGAGAATGTTATGGCTTTCAGATTTATCACAAAGGTTGGAAAGGGCGAATTATTTAGGATTGAGGTTTGGCCTAAAGATCAGTGGGAAACCGAAGGGATCGAACTAACTAAGATTATTCACATTTCTAAAATTGGTGAGCTGGGTAATATTGTCTATGCATTTGACACTCCAACGGATGTGCAATACGATCCTAACAATCAGGAAGATAAAGAACAATACACTTTGTTGGACAAAGACATCGAACAGATAAAAGTTAGTTTCGAGGTTAAGAAATAA
- a CDS encoding DUF2975 domain-containing protein — protein MKRGKTLFLKIAVILIGIPILALCLFLVPKIGNFAGELYPEMAYMKSLVLIDMYAAAIPFYFALYQAFKLLSYMDKNQAFSELSVKALKNIKYCAITISTLYLLGMPLYYLMGKRVDPPSFIPMGSVIIFGSMVIAVFAAVLQRLLEEAIHIKSENDLTV, from the coding sequence ATGAAACGAGGAAAAACACTCTTTTTGAAGATAGCTGTCATTCTTATTGGAATCCCAATTCTCGCTTTGTGCCTATTTTTGGTTCCTAAGATTGGGAATTTTGCTGGAGAATTGTATCCAGAAATGGCTTACATGAAATCTCTCGTTTTAATCGATATGTACGCAGCGGCTATTCCTTTTTACTTTGCTCTGTATCAAGCTTTTAAACTTTTAAGCTATATGGATAAAAACCAAGCGTTCTCGGAATTATCGGTAAAAGCTTTAAAGAATATAAAATACTGTGCCATCACAATCAGCACCTTGTACCTGCTAGGTATGCCACTCTACTATCTCATGGGGAAGAGAGTTGACCCTCCAAGTTTCATACCAATGGGATCGGTCATTATTTTCGGCTCTATGGTGATCGCCGTTTTTGCTGCTGTTCTCCAAAGACTTTTAGAAGAAGCTATTCATATAAAATCAGAGAATGATTTAACGGTCTGA
- a CDS encoding winged helix-turn-helix domain-containing protein gives MIQLTNRQARQFLLLKHGLLGEYQFTGKQGVLDFVRQVGCIQYDPIDVCGKNAELVLQSRIKGFTKNMLAELLYQDRSLVDYPDKNLAIIPVEDWPYFERYRQAARQHAKRYPEMEALIEQVRAHIQNHGALSSDDLKLDGNFTWQSVIHWSSGNNSSRSVLEQMYSTGELIIHHKKGTRKYYDIAGKYIQPNLLNAPEPLEGEHEHHKWRVLRRIGAVGLLWNRASDAWLNIWGLKAEQRNEVFRQLLYEARIVAVAVEQLKDILYCRAEDLPLIEAVLQNPAPKWRCELIAPLDNFIWDRKLINVLFGFDYTWEIYTPAIKRKFGYYVLPLIYGESIIGRAEVIAERRAGTLVVKNIWYENDIKPTKQLRTALNNCFQNFALFNGCETISTESMN, from the coding sequence ATGATCCAATTGACAAACCGCCAGGCACGGCAATTTCTGCTATTGAAGCACGGGCTGTTGGGCGAATATCAATTTACCGGAAAGCAGGGAGTATTGGATTTTGTGCGGCAGGTCGGCTGTATTCAATACGATCCCATCGATGTTTGCGGAAAAAACGCCGAACTGGTGTTGCAGTCGCGAATCAAAGGATTTACCAAGAACATGCTCGCCGAGTTGCTGTATCAAGATAGAAGCCTTGTCGATTATCCCGACAAGAATTTGGCCATTATTCCTGTCGAGGACTGGCCGTATTTTGAGCGGTACAGGCAGGCCGCCCGACAACATGCCAAGCGCTATCCCGAAATGGAAGCGTTGATAGAGCAAGTACGAGCTCACATCCAAAATCACGGTGCGCTAAGTTCGGATGATCTAAAATTGGATGGAAATTTCACGTGGCAATCGGTCATCCACTGGAGCAGCGGAAACAATTCATCCCGGTCGGTGCTGGAGCAGATGTACTCGACAGGCGAGTTGATTATACATCACAAAAAAGGAACGCGTAAATATTACGATATCGCTGGAAAGTACATACAGCCAAATCTGCTGAATGCACCGGAGCCGCTGGAGGGCGAGCATGAGCATCACAAGTGGCGGGTACTGCGTCGAATCGGCGCTGTTGGCCTTTTATGGAATCGCGCATCCGATGCCTGGCTGAACATATGGGGATTGAAAGCGGAGCAGCGCAACGAGGTTTTCCGCCAACTGTTGTACGAAGCTCGCATTGTTGCTGTTGCCGTGGAACAATTGAAGGATATACTGTACTGCCGCGCGGAGGACTTGCCGCTTATTGAAGCCGTTCTGCAAAATCCGGCGCCGAAATGGCGCTGCGAGCTGATTGCCCCACTAGATAATTTCATATGGGACAGAAAACTGATCAACGTATTGTTTGGATTCGATTACACCTGGGAGATTTACACGCCTGCAATCAAACGGAAATTCGGCTATTATGTGTTGCCTCTAATATACGGAGAAAGCATCATCGGACGAGCCGAGGTAATCGCGGAGCGAAGAGCCGGGACGCTCGTTGTTAAAAACATCTGGTACGAGAACGACATAAAGCCAACAAAGCAATTGCGAACAGCCTTGAACAATTGCTTTCAAAATTTTGCATTATTCAACGGATGCGAGACGATTTCGACAGAGTCTATGAACTGA
- a CDS encoding VOC family protein, whose translation MNFASIRIITDDVDRLVEFYEKVMGVSAERPAPVFAELVVPSCTLAIGHSQTVQLFGAGSAVAASNHTVIIEFLVHDVDAEYERLKPFVDEWVKEPTTMPWGNRAVLFRDPDGNLINLFAPVTEEAIRRFSGRP comes from the coding sequence ATGAATTTTGCTTCTATACGCATCATTACCGACGACGTGGATCGTCTCGTCGAGTTCTATGAGAAAGTCATGGGGGTTTCGGCGGAACGCCCCGCGCCCGTCTTTGCCGAACTCGTTGTGCCATCGTGCACCCTGGCGATCGGCCACTCCCAGACGGTGCAACTGTTCGGCGCTGGTTCCGCAGTGGCGGCCAGCAATCACACTGTCATCATCGAGTTCCTCGTCCACGATGTCGATGCCGAGTACGAGCGCTTGAAGCCATTTGTCGACGAGTGGGTAAAAGAACCAACCACGATGCCGTGGGGGAACCGTGCTGTGCTGTTTCGCGATCCCGACGGCAACCTGATTAACCTCTTCGCGCCGGTGACCGAGGAAGCGATCAGACGGTTCAGCGGTAGGCCTTGA
- a CDS encoding PepSY-associated TM helix domain-containing protein, translating into MSISVEMANGGQQTARTKSLYAAIWRWHFYAGMIFAPFLVILAVTGGIYLFKPQIENVLYKDYYYVQQGQQQLSVQDQIQKMKEAYPEASLKKVKPSYEPNRSTELEISQNGQSLFVYLNPYDGKVLGDIDTNTKLMQLIREFHGKLMIGKTGDRIIELSACWAMILLITGIYLWWPRGKKSIYGIILPRMEKGKRMFWRDMHAVTAFWLSLFIAALILTGLPWSGILGTYINKTATYPQGFFSFDPQKPESSIPTKDVVKGVPWAAEQLPIPNSTASSGGSISIEQVMVIGKSIELAPGYQIALPANEKGVYTIYSTTADPKKQATLHIDQYSGKVLADQRFKDFSLMAKVITIGIALHQGEYFGLVNQILCLLVCLGIILVAVSGFIMWWLRKPEKRVGAPALPKDFKMVKWVAVVTIGLGIVFPLVGISLLIVLTLDALVIRRVPALKQLLG; encoded by the coding sequence ATGAGTATTAGTGTTGAAATGGCAAATGGAGGGCAACAAACAGCGAGGACCAAGAGTTTATATGCAGCCATATGGAGATGGCATTTTTATGCGGGAATGATCTTTGCCCCTTTTTTAGTTATATTGGCTGTGACGGGGGGCATTTATTTATTTAAGCCGCAAATTGAGAATGTACTGTACAAGGATTATTATTACGTCCAACAGGGACAACAACAGTTGTCTGTACAAGACCAAATTCAAAAAATGAAAGAGGCGTACCCCGAGGCGAGCCTGAAAAAAGTGAAACCGTCCTACGAACCAAACCGCTCTACGGAATTAGAAATAAGTCAGAATGGGCAATCCTTGTTCGTGTATCTTAATCCTTATGACGGGAAAGTACTTGGAGACATTGATACAAACACAAAACTCATGCAGTTGATAAGAGAATTTCATGGGAAACTGATGATTGGAAAGACGGGAGATCGCATCATTGAATTATCTGCTTGCTGGGCGATGATCCTTTTAATCACAGGCATCTATTTATGGTGGCCAAGAGGTAAGAAATCTATTTACGGCATTATACTGCCACGTATGGAGAAAGGAAAGCGGATGTTCTGGCGTGATATGCACGCTGTGACCGCATTTTGGTTATCTCTGTTCATTGCAGCGTTGATCTTAACTGGCTTACCATGGTCGGGCATTTTAGGAACTTACATAAACAAAACAGCTACATACCCGCAGGGATTTTTCTCTTTTGATCCGCAAAAACCAGAGTCGAGCATACCGACCAAAGATGTTGTTAAAGGAGTCCCCTGGGCGGCTGAGCAACTTCCGATACCTAATTCTACTGCAAGTTCAGGTGGTTCTATTTCCATTGAGCAAGTGATGGTTATTGGTAAAAGTATAGAACTGGCTCCAGGCTACCAAATTGCCCTACCCGCAAATGAGAAAGGCGTATACACGATCTATTCAACAACAGCAGATCCGAAGAAACAAGCGACCCTGCATATTGATCAATATAGCGGAAAAGTATTAGCGGATCAGCGATTTAAGGATTTCAGCCTCATGGCGAAAGTCATAACGATTGGTATTGCACTGCATCAAGGCGAATATTTCGGATTAGTCAATCAGATCCTTTGTTTATTGGTTTGCCTTGGTATTATTTTAGTAGCTGTTAGCGGCTTTATCATGTGGTGGTTGAGAAAACCAGAGAAGAGAGTGGGAGCTCCAGCATTACCAAAAGATTTTAAAATGGTCAAATGGGTTGCCGTAGTAACCATTGGGTTAGGTATCGTTTTTCCTCTAGTTGGTATTTCATTATTAATCGTTCTTACTTTGGATGCATTAGTTATTCGTAGGGTACCGGCCCTAAAGCAACTGCTTGGTTAA
- a CDS encoding response regulator: MSQPFRVLIVDDHPHAREGIQSIIRMDTSFEIVAEGRNGAEAIRLTEQWMPDIILMDINMPQMDGLEATKQIKEKFPYVKIVMVTVSDDITHLFEALKKGAQGYLLKNLSPNSWHEYLKAIAVDEAPMSRELALRLLQEFTPKEKQEAPNALITGREREILEWVASGKSNRVISEGLGISEYTVKNHLKNIMQKLQMDNRVQLTRYVFEQGWLRRMIDQ, encoded by the coding sequence ATGTCTCAGCCTTTTCGGGTTTTAATTGTAGACGATCATCCTCATGCTAGGGAAGGGATCCAAAGTATTATAAGAATGGATACTTCATTTGAAATCGTTGCCGAGGGTAGAAATGGTGCAGAGGCGATTAGGCTTACGGAACAATGGATGCCCGATATCATTCTGATGGACATTAACATGCCGCAAATGGATGGTTTAGAAGCAACGAAGCAAATTAAGGAAAAATTCCCCTATGTGAAGATTGTCATGGTCACCGTATCCGATGATATCACCCATTTGTTTGAAGCTCTGAAGAAAGGGGCACAAGGCTATCTGCTTAAAAATTTGAGTCCGAATTCCTGGCATGAATATTTAAAAGCAATTGCAGTAGACGAAGCCCCTATGTCCAGAGAGCTCGCTTTACGATTATTACAAGAATTCACACCGAAGGAAAAACAGGAGGCACCCAACGCGCTTATTACCGGACGTGAACGAGAAATACTGGAATGGGTCGCAAGTGGCAAATCTAACCGAGTAATTTCGGAGGGATTGGGTATCTCCGAATATACGGTGAAAAATCATCTGAAGAATATTATGCAGAAATTGCAAATGGACAACCGGGTGCAGCTTACCCGATATGTATTTGAGCAGGGATGGCTGCGCAGAATGATCGATCAATAA
- a CDS encoding DUF2306 domain-containing protein: MRKESGITMGNKIIRALVFIFAFAIVGYAIVQYGVLSARNAGLVSFKLQKPDFHLTPWVYVLYVHIVTAMLALAIGPFQIFLKQSHARRRRHRLLGYVYIISVSASGIVSLYLSFFATGGWIAGLGFFGLDVLWVAATWIALRKIIVKNVQAHKAWMLRSYALTFAAVMLRIWLGPLVLIFGDFEAGYRVVAWLCWIPNLIVIEAVIRTRIYKISSSATSI; the protein is encoded by the coding sequence GTGAGAAAGGAAAGTGGGATTACCATGGGGAACAAAATCATTCGGGCACTCGTTTTCATTTTTGCATTTGCAATAGTAGGTTATGCCATTGTTCAGTATGGAGTATTGAGTGCTCGTAATGCTGGACTGGTTTCTTTTAAATTGCAAAAGCCGGACTTTCATCTAACACCTTGGGTGTATGTACTGTATGTTCATATAGTAACTGCAATGTTGGCCCTTGCCATTGGGCCATTTCAGATTTTTTTGAAGCAATCACATGCTAGGAGACGTAGGCACAGACTGCTAGGTTATGTTTATATTATCTCTGTTTCTGCGAGTGGGATTGTCAGCCTATATTTATCGTTTTTTGCGACAGGCGGTTGGATCGCAGGACTTGGATTCTTCGGGTTAGATGTACTTTGGGTAGCAGCCACTTGGATTGCCTTACGCAAAATTATTGTCAAAAATGTTCAGGCTCACAAAGCATGGATGCTTCGCAGCTATGCGCTTACTTTCGCAGCGGTTATGCTCCGAATTTGGTTGGGTCCGCTTGTATTGATTTTTGGTGATTTCGAGGCGGGGTATCGTGTTGTAGCTTGGCTTTGCTGGATTCCTAACCTGATTGTTATCGAAGCAGTGATTCGTACGAGAATATATAAGATTAGTTCTTCCGCTACTTCCATATAA
- a CDS encoding ABC transporter substrate-binding protein, translating into MKRLGLIIASTFMLSTVVIGCSSSKPTNSMAPPNRDFITFKDSTKQEVTLKDKPQRVILLNTEVQELFYQVGGSAVGLATAPGIPVPEMAKDVTQVGAVNQVSLEKLMSLKPDLVIGQSMFHTSLKDSLASSEVPLAFIDIKSYEDIKATAELFGKIAGREDETKAALDQTEKKMQTVLSKLPQQSPRFAMITIMPMGISVQKNSTISLDVANRLKLKNVAESLPSGMMPSSAPYSLEKLVELDPDFLFFIVHGTEDYGKEKLKSDIESNPAWKTLRAVKENKIYFLPSSLFVTNPGFNFDQSLSYLAKLVYPDIYGSIAK; encoded by the coding sequence TTGAAGCGTTTAGGGTTAATCATTGCAAGTACATTCATGTTATCAACAGTAGTTATAGGGTGTTCTTCTTCAAAGCCTACTAATAGTATGGCTCCACCGAATCGAGATTTCATTACTTTCAAAGACAGTACGAAACAAGAAGTAACTTTAAAGGACAAACCGCAGCGCGTTATTTTGTTAAACACAGAAGTTCAGGAGTTGTTCTATCAGGTGGGAGGAAGCGCTGTTGGATTGGCGACTGCTCCTGGCATTCCTGTTCCTGAAATGGCCAAAGATGTCACACAGGTCGGTGCAGTTAACCAAGTTAGCTTGGAGAAATTGATGAGCCTAAAACCTGATCTGGTTATAGGCCAATCTATGTTCCATACTTCCTTGAAAGATTCATTAGCTTCTTCTGAAGTGCCCCTGGCCTTCATTGATATCAAGAGCTATGAGGATATAAAAGCTACTGCGGAGCTATTTGGAAAAATAGCGGGGAGAGAAGATGAGACTAAGGCTGCGCTTGATCAAACGGAGAAAAAAATGCAAACGGTTTTAAGCAAACTCCCACAACAAAGCCCTAGGTTTGCGATGATCACCATCATGCCGATGGGGATTAGTGTACAGAAGAATTCGACGATTTCACTGGACGTTGCTAATCGCTTGAAGCTGAAAAATGTTGCTGAATCCCTCCCATCAGGTATGATGCCAAGTTCTGCACCTTATAGCCTGGAAAAGCTTGTTGAATTGGATCCGGACTTTCTATTCTTCATTGTGCACGGCACAGAAGACTACGGTAAAGAGAAACTCAAATCAGACATAGAGAGTAATCCTGCCTGGAAAACTTTGAGAGCGGTTAAAGAAAATAAAATCTATTTTCTCCCATCATCGCTATTTGTGACTAATCCTGGATTTAACTTCGATCAGTCCTTATCCTATTTAGCCAAACTAGTTTATCCAGATATTTATGGAAGTATAGCCAAATGA
- a CDS encoding DinB family protein, whose protein sequence is MYKHIKDFAATWQNETEATMRTLEMLTDESLGQQITSDHRTLGRVAWHLVQMLHEMPSLTGLSFEGPGEDMPVPASAADIASVYKRTSQALLDAIQSSWKDENLLIMSDMYGDQWPNGLMLDILVKHEIHHRGQMTVLMRQAGLCVPDLYGPTKEQWAEYGALPPVI, encoded by the coding sequence ATGTATAAACACATTAAAGATTTTGCCGCAACTTGGCAGAATGAAACGGAAGCAACAATGCGGACACTGGAGATGCTGACCGACGAGTCTCTTGGCCAACAGATAACAAGCGATCATAGAACGCTTGGACGTGTTGCATGGCATCTTGTACAGATGTTGCACGAAATGCCATCTCTTACGGGACTGTCTTTCGAAGGACCGGGCGAAGATATGCCGGTGCCAGCTTCGGCAGCAGACATCGCGTCAGTCTATAAGAGGACTTCACAAGCGCTCCTTGATGCTATACAGTCCAGTTGGAAAGATGAGAATCTGCTTATCATGAGCGATATGTATGGTGATCAATGGCCAAACGGCTTAATGCTGGATATTCTCGTAAAGCATGAGATTCATCATCGTGGTCAGATGACAGTCCTGATGCGTCAGGCAGGCCTTTGTGTGCCGGATCTTTACGGCCCGACAAAAGAGCAGTGGGCCGAGTACGGAGCGCTACCTCCAGTAATTTAG
- a CDS encoding FecCD family ABC transporter permease, which translates to MRHGQKSVNWRASVLVILAFFALLGIGLSLICGAVNITISDVLHSLFGGQSTYHDIIWNIRLPRTIVAALVGISLSLSGALLQGVMRNSMADPHIIGVSSGAGLFGIGILILFPAYAYLLTPVAFVGAIGAALLIYLMAWRGGVNPLRVILAGVAVSALLNSGISALLTLYSDRVGGALIFMVGGLSARSWPHVYILLPYTLIGTLLAVIGSQRLNIMALGEEQAKGLGLRVESHRLYFTVIATLLAASTVSVVGLLGFVGMIVPHSARLLIGSDYRWLLPACVLLSVGVLTISDTVARIIFAPMELPVGIVMGVLGAPFFLYLVRRRVL; encoded by the coding sequence ATGAGACATGGTCAAAAAAGTGTGAATTGGCGTGCAAGTGTGCTTGTCATTCTTGCATTCTTCGCTTTGTTGGGAATAGGTTTAAGTCTAATATGTGGGGCAGTAAATATTACTATATCAGATGTATTACATTCGCTGTTCGGTGGACAGAGCACTTATCACGATATCATTTGGAATATCAGGCTGCCGAGAACAATCGTTGCCGCATTAGTCGGTATTAGTCTTTCGCTATCAGGAGCACTTCTTCAGGGGGTCATGCGTAATTCCATGGCTGATCCACATATCATTGGTGTTTCCTCAGGAGCGGGTCTATTTGGAATTGGTATTCTTATCTTATTTCCTGCCTATGCGTACTTACTTACACCCGTTGCATTTGTTGGTGCCATTGGGGCTGCTTTACTTATTTATCTTATGGCTTGGCGCGGCGGAGTAAATCCACTCAGGGTCATTCTTGCAGGTGTAGCTGTGTCTGCTCTGTTGAACTCAGGAATTTCAGCTTTACTTACTTTATATAGTGATCGAGTAGGGGGAGCGCTGATTTTTATGGTTGGAGGGCTTTCAGCAAGAAGCTGGCCGCATGTTTATATCCTTCTTCCATATACGCTAATTGGAACCTTACTTGCAGTAATCGGGAGCCAACGATTGAATATTATGGCGCTTGGGGAAGAGCAAGCGAAGGGATTAGGTCTACGTGTAGAATCACACCGCTTATACTTTACAGTAATCGCTACACTACTTGCAGCCAGCACAGTCAGTGTAGTAGGATTGCTCGGTTTTGTAGGCATGATAGTGCCTCATTCTGCTCGCTTGCTTATCGGCAGCGATTACCGTTGGTTGCTTCCAGCATGTGTATTATTAAGTGTGGGTGTACTTACAATATCGGACACTGTGGCTCGAATCATATTTGCACCGATGGAGTTGCCGGTAGGGATTGTAATGGGGGTGCTTGGAGCGCCGTTTTTTTTGTATTTAGTGCGCAGGAGGGTATTATAG